Proteins encoded in a region of the Panicum hallii strain FIL2 chromosome 3, PHallii_v3.1, whole genome shotgun sequence genome:
- the LOC112886888 gene encoding protein ENHANCED DOWNY MILDEW 2-like, whose translation MAPVGSSRSDLRRPGRGGGTDQESSKPKPRLDGDDLCAICDNGGNVTCCDGGCGRSFHLTDENSEGSRCRLVLGLTKERAEMILADDDKDFICKNCKYKQHQCFACGKLGSSDLSSEAEVFQCEVDDCGRFYHPKCVAKLLYPDNRLEASLFGDQVAARQKFTCPIHECIECKGEENKNDRNMQFAVCRRCPTTYHQKCLPSDIPFKTKEGPNGYMQRAWDELEAPDGRVIARDRILIYCTKHEIIKKFGTPERNHIIFPDEEDIPEEEEQLDNASPESPQSPPPVARDQNQCSCSSPINSFAPVSLFTHPHPGTCGWLGD comes from the exons ATGGCTCCAGTAGGTAGCTCGCGGAGCGACCTTAGGAGGCCGGGGAGAGGCGGTGGCACCGACCAAGAGAGCAGCAAGCCCAAGCCGCGGCTTGAT GGAGATGATCTTTGTGCAATATGTGACAATGGTGGTAATGTAACTTG CTGCGATGGTGGATGTGGGAGGTCTTTCCACCTAACTGATGAGAACAGTGAAGGATCTAGGTGCAGATTAGTGCTTGGGCTAACCAAAGAACGGGCAGAA ATGATACTTGCTGATGATGATAAAGATTTTATATGCAAGAACTGCAAGTATAAGCAACATCAATGTTTTGCTTGTGGAAAGCTGGGATCTTCTGACTTGTCATCTGAAGCTGAG GTGTTCCAATGTGAGGTTGATGATTGTGGGCGCTTTTACCACCCTAAGTGTGTTGCTAAATTGCTCTACCCGGATAACAGACTCGAGGCATCACTTTTTGGGGACCAAGTTGCAGCCAGACAAAAATTCACTTGCCCTATTCATGAATGTATTGAGTGCAAGGGAGAAGAGAACAAGAACGATAGGAACATGCAGTTTGCAGTATGCAGACGCTGCCCAACTACATACCACCAGAAATGCTTGCCAAG TGACATCCCCTTTAAAACAAAGGAAGGTCCCAATGGCTACATGCAAAGGGCGTGGGATGAGTTGGAGGCACCAGATGGACGTGTCATTGCTCGTGATCGAATTTTGATCTACTGCAC GAAGCATGAGATCATAAAAAAGTTTGGAACTCCCGAAAGGAATCACATCATCTTTCCGGATGAAGAAGATatacccgaggaagaagaacagcTCGACAACGCCTCACCTGAATCACCTCAATCTCCTCCGCCAGTTGCAAGAGATCAGAACCAGTGCTCCTGTTCTAGTCCTATCAACTCGTTTGCACCAGTATCCTTGTTTACGCATCCACATCCAGGAACTTGTGGTTGGCTTGGTGACTGA